In a single window of the Saccharothrix australiensis genome:
- a CDS encoding cytochrome b gives MSGITTPTKRQNAAARVAGGAAKWADDRFHMAGGMRKQLNKVFPTHWSFLLGEIALYSFIILLLSGTYLALFFDPSMEEVIYHGSVVNMQNMEMSRAFESTLQISFDVRGGLFVRQVHHWAALLFMGAIVVHMFRIFFTGAFRRPREINWVIGIVLFMLGAIEGFLGYSLPDDLLSGTGLRVMAALLISFPVIGTWLNWLAFGGEFPGTEIIPRLYTLHILVIPAVILALIAVHLGLVWYQKHTQFPGVGRKETNVVGVRIMPVFAAKGGGFFAVVVAVTAIMGGIFQINPIWNIGPYNPSQVSAGSQPDWYMGWTDGLVRIWPAWEAYLGDYTIPAPFWPFMLGLPLLTGIAAVYPWIERKMTKDYAHHNLLQRPRDVPVRTSLGVMAISYFMVLLVMGANDIFAYQFDISLNATTWMGRIGLLVIPPVAYFLTYRICIGLQRSDREVLEHGVETGIIKRLPHGEFIEVHQPLGPVDDHGHPLPLAYQGAPVPKKMNKLGSAGHPVPGSFLTPDAPEETAALARARQGSGAPKDALTGENKPSGELAGKPAQPES, from the coding sequence ATGAGCGGCATCACCACGCCGACAAAGCGGCAGAACGCCGCCGCCAGGGTGGCGGGCGGTGCCGCGAAGTGGGCTGACGACCGGTTCCACATGGCCGGTGGCATGCGGAAGCAGCTGAACAAGGTGTTCCCGACCCACTGGTCGTTCCTGCTCGGCGAGATCGCGCTGTACAGCTTCATCATCCTGCTGCTGTCGGGCACCTACCTGGCGCTGTTCTTCGACCCCTCGATGGAGGAGGTCATCTACCACGGCAGCGTGGTGAACATGCAGAACATGGAGATGTCGCGCGCGTTCGAGTCGACGCTCCAGATCTCGTTCGACGTCCGCGGCGGCCTGTTCGTCCGCCAGGTGCACCACTGGGCGGCGCTGCTGTTCATGGGCGCGATCGTGGTCCACATGTTCCGGATCTTCTTCACCGGCGCGTTCCGCCGGCCGCGGGAGATCAACTGGGTCATCGGCATCGTGCTGTTCATGCTCGGCGCGATCGAGGGCTTCCTCGGCTACTCGCTGCCCGACGACCTGCTGTCCGGCACCGGCCTCCGCGTGATGGCGGCCCTGCTGATCTCGTTCCCGGTCATCGGCACGTGGCTGAACTGGCTGGCGTTCGGCGGCGAGTTCCCCGGCACGGAGATCATCCCGCGCCTGTACACGCTGCACATCCTGGTCATCCCGGCGGTCATCCTGGCGCTGATCGCCGTCCACCTCGGCCTGGTCTGGTACCAGAAGCACACCCAGTTCCCCGGCGTCGGGCGCAAGGAGACCAACGTCGTCGGCGTCCGCATCATGCCGGTGTTCGCGGCCAAGGGCGGCGGCTTCTTCGCGGTCGTCGTCGCGGTCACCGCGATCATGGGCGGCATCTTCCAGATCAACCCGATCTGGAACATCGGCCCGTACAACCCGTCGCAGGTGTCGGCGGGCTCGCAGCCCGACTGGTACATGGGCTGGACCGACGGCCTGGTGCGCATCTGGCCGGCGTGGGAGGCGTACCTCGGGGACTACACGATCCCGGCGCCGTTCTGGCCGTTCATGCTGGGTCTTCCGCTGCTGACGGGCATCGCCGCGGTGTACCCGTGGATCGAGCGCAAGATGACCAAGGACTACGCGCACCACAACCTGCTCCAGCGCCCGCGCGACGTGCCGGTCCGGACGTCGCTCGGCGTCATGGCCATCTCGTACTTCATGGTGCTGCTGGTCATGGGCGCGAACGACATCTTCGCCTACCAGTTCGACATCTCGTTGAACGCGACGACGTGGATGGGCCGGATCGGCCTGTTGGTGATCCCTCCGGTCGCCTACTTCCTGACGTACCGGATCTGCATCGGCCTCCAGCGCAGCGACCGCGAGGTCCTGGAGCACGGCGTGGAGACGGGCATCATCAAGCGCCTGCCGCACGGCGAGTTCATCGAGGTCCACCAGCCGCTCGGCCCGGTGGACGACCACGGCCACCCGCTGCCCCTGGCGTACCAGGGCGCGCCGGTGCCGAAGAAGATGAACAAGCTCGGCTCGGCCGGCCACCCGGTGCCCGGCAGCTTCCTGACGCCGGACGCGCCGGAGGAGACCGCGGCGCTCGCTCGGGCCCGCCAGGGCTCGGGCGCCCCGAAGGACGCGCTGACGGGCGAGAACAAGCCGTCGGGCGAACTCGCGGGCAAGCCGGCCCAGCCGGAGTCCTGA
- a CDS encoding DEDD exonuclease domain-containing protein → MTTSAASQLSFDELGTPLRDTTFVVFDLETTGGSAAEDAITEIGAVKVRGGRVLGTFATLVDPERGIPPQVVALTGITQLMVTGAPRLTAVLPAFLEFAAGSVLVAHNSGFDVGFLKAACERHGYRWPRPTVLCTVKLARRVLSRDEAPSCRLSALAELFRVDTAPNHRALTDARATVEVLHHLLERVGPVGVHSLEELLAYLPEVTPEQRRKRELAAHLPSAPGVYLFRGPNEEVLYVGTASDLRKRVRQYFTASEGRRRLREMVALAVRVDGVVCAHALEAEVRELRLLTAHKPAYNRRSRNQGGWWWLALTDEPFPRLSLVRVPRAGAIGPFRSRRLAEAAQQALLDAVPLRACSQRIPARNPRGTPCALHELDRCRAPCAGRQSAADYAPAVDALRSLVDGADTAPLRVAADRLAELSGTQRFEDAAAHRDRLAGLVRSLDRGQRLAGLAALPELVAARPDGSGGWEFAVVRHGRLASAGVARRGVPPMPVVDALVASAETVLPGPGPLHGAPPEEASVILRWLDRPGTRLVRCDRPWTSPAHAAGSWRAWVERAEAGRDQYRITGH, encoded by the coding sequence ATGACTACCTCGGCCGCCTCCCAGCTGTCGTTCGACGAGCTGGGCACCCCGTTGCGCGACACCACCTTCGTCGTGTTCGACCTGGAGACGACCGGTGGCAGCGCGGCCGAGGACGCGATCACCGAGATCGGCGCGGTGAAGGTGCGCGGCGGCCGGGTGCTCGGCACCTTCGCCACCCTGGTCGACCCGGAGCGCGGAATTCCACCCCAGGTGGTGGCACTGACGGGGATCACCCAGCTCATGGTCACGGGCGCGCCCCGGCTGACGGCGGTGCTGCCCGCGTTCCTGGAGTTCGCCGCCGGCTCGGTGCTCGTGGCGCACAACTCCGGGTTCGACGTGGGTTTCCTGAAGGCCGCGTGCGAGCGGCACGGCTACCGCTGGCCCCGCCCGACCGTGCTGTGCACGGTGAAGCTCGCGCGCCGCGTGCTGTCCCGCGACGAGGCGCCCAGCTGCCGCCTCTCCGCGCTGGCCGAGCTGTTCCGCGTCGACACCGCGCCCAACCACCGGGCGCTGACCGACGCGCGGGCGACCGTGGAGGTGCTGCACCACCTGCTGGAGCGGGTGGGCCCGGTCGGCGTCCACTCCCTGGAGGAGCTGCTCGCCTACCTGCCCGAGGTGACGCCCGAGCAGCGGCGCAAGCGCGAACTGGCCGCGCACCTGCCGTCCGCGCCGGGCGTGTACCTGTTCCGGGGCCCGAACGAGGAGGTGCTCTACGTCGGCACCGCTTCGGACCTCCGCAAGCGGGTCCGCCAGTACTTCACCGCCTCCGAGGGCAGGCGGCGGCTGCGCGAGATGGTCGCCCTCGCCGTCCGGGTCGACGGCGTGGTGTGCGCGCACGCCCTCGAAGCGGAGGTGCGGGAGCTGCGGCTGCTCACGGCGCACAAGCCCGCCTACAACCGGCGCTCCAGGAACCAGGGCGGCTGGTGGTGGCTCGCGCTGACCGACGAGCCGTTCCCCCGCCTCTCCCTGGTCCGCGTGCCCCGCGCCGGCGCGATCGGCCCGTTCCGGTCCCGCCGCCTCGCGGAAGCCGCCCAGCAGGCCCTGCTGGACGCCGTGCCGCTGCGGGCGTGCTCCCAGCGCATCCCGGCGCGGAACCCGCGCGGCACGCCCTGCGCGCTGCACGAGCTCGACCGCTGCCGGGCGCCCTGCGCGGGGCGGCAGTCCGCGGCCGACTACGCGCCGGCCGTCGACGCGCTCCGGTCGCTGGTGGACGGCGCCGACACCGCCCCGCTGCGGGTCGCGGCCGACCGCCTGGCCGAGCTGTCCGGCACGCAGCGGTTCGAGGACGCCGCCGCCCACCGGGACCGGCTGGCGGGCCTCGTCCGGTCGCTCGACCGGGGCCAGCGCCTCGCCGGCCTGGCGGCGCTGCCGGAACTGGTGGCGGCCCGGCCGGACGGGTCGGGCGGCTGGGAGTTCGCCGTGGTCCGGCACGGTCGGCTGGCGTCGGCGGGCGTGGCGCGCCGGGGCGTGCCGCCGATGCCCGTGGTGGACGCCCTCGTCGCGTCCGCCGAGACGGTGCTGCCCGGCCCCGGCCCCCTGCACGGCGCGCCGCCCGAGGAGGCGTCGGTGATCCTCCGCTGGCTCGACCGGCCGGGCACCCGGCTCGTGCGCTGCGACCGGCCGTGGACGTCGCCGGCGCACGCGGCCGGGTCGTGGCGCGCCTGGGTGGAGCGCGCGGAAGCCGGCCGCGACCAGTACCGGATCACCGGCCATTAG
- a CDS encoding c-type cytochrome, with product MTTNTTRARKRSTKLRRRISGLLALGFALLAAGFLFSALAPQPQTAQAQDDPAQVRLGEQLYNNTCISCHGKNLDGVEDRGPSLIGVGEAAVYFQVSSGRMPMARQEAQAQRKPAVFTPEEIDALGAFIQSRGGGPQTPELRGEALRGEDPARGGELFRLNCAACHNFTGRGGALSSGKFAPQLDGVTEEQLYTAMLTGPQNMPKFSDRQLTPEEKQDIIAYIKSVTDGKNNPGGAPLGGFGPVSEGLIAFIVGIAALIGVTLWIGAKA from the coding sequence ATGACCACCAACACCACACGGGCCCGGAAGCGCAGCACGAAGCTGCGCAGGCGGATCTCGGGCCTGCTCGCGCTGGGCTTCGCACTGCTGGCCGCGGGCTTCCTGTTCAGCGCCCTCGCGCCGCAGCCGCAGACCGCGCAGGCGCAGGACGACCCGGCCCAGGTGCGACTGGGTGAGCAGCTCTACAACAACACCTGCATCTCCTGCCACGGCAAGAACCTCGACGGCGTCGAGGACCGCGGCCCGAGCCTGATCGGCGTCGGCGAGGCCGCCGTCTACTTCCAGGTCTCGTCGGGCCGGATGCCGATGGCCCGCCAGGAGGCGCAGGCGCAGCGCAAGCCGGCCGTGTTCACGCCGGAGGAGATCGACGCGCTCGGCGCGTTCATCCAGTCCCGCGGCGGCGGCCCCCAGACCCCCGAGCTGCGCGGCGAGGCGCTGCGCGGCGAGGACCCCGCCCGCGGCGGCGAGCTGTTCCGGCTCAACTGCGCGGCGTGCCACAACTTCACCGGTCGCGGCGGGGCGCTGTCGTCCGGCAAGTTCGCACCCCAGTTGGACGGCGTGACCGAGGAGCAGCTGTACACGGCGATGCTCACCGGTCCGCAGAACATGCCGAAGTTCTCCGACCGGCAGCTCACGCCGGAGGAGAAGCAGGACATCATCGCGTACATCAAGTCGGTGACCGACGGGAAGAACAACCCCGGCGGCGCCCCCCTCGGCGGCTTCGGGCCGGTTTCGGAGGGTCTGATCGCGTTCATCGTGGGTATCGCCGCCCTGATCGGCGTGACCCTCTGGATCGGAGCCAAGGCATGA
- a CDS encoding Lrp/AsnC family transcriptional regulator produces MITAIVLIQAAAETIPDAAQAIADIEGVTEVYSCAGDVDLIALVKVARHEDLADLVPGRISKVPGVLNTDTHISFRSYSKRDTEAAFAVGLDDA; encoded by the coding sequence GTGATCACCGCGATCGTGTTGATCCAGGCCGCCGCCGAGACCATTCCGGACGCGGCACAGGCGATCGCCGACATCGAAGGCGTCACGGAGGTGTACTCGTGCGCGGGTGACGTCGACCTCATCGCCCTGGTGAAGGTCGCGCGGCACGAGGACCTGGCCGACCTCGTGCCCGGTCGCATCTCGAAGGTGCCCGGCGTGCTGAACACCGACACCCACATCTCGTTCCGGTCCTACTCGAAGCGGGACACGGAGGCGGCGTTCGCCGTCGGCCTGGACGACGCCTGA
- a CDS encoding NlpC/P60 family protein, which translates to MASQRLKHGVRGAIAATAVAAAAVGVMPVPAGAQPNTASDALKRYNELAEQATKLNEELLRAEEQRNANQGLLDQANADLAQAAQAGDLARQDEETFRGQVDKLTEASFEGARFNQLSALLVSDSQQDFLNRMSALGVLAADNGEALNRLSGAVSAADAAKTAAADAQSRAQRASDESTKIADDIKKRQNELNGQIEEVRAQLNRLNATERRTLTDPGDRSQIAVPSGTAGRALEFALQQRGDMYLYGGNGPDRWDCSGLTTAAYAEAGVRIPRTSGGQAGVGRAVSRAEVTAGDLVVYNGGNHVGMAVDNARVVHAATEGVPVKIVPLEAPGSIYAIRRVEG; encoded by the coding sequence GTGGCGTCGCAACGACTCAAGCACGGTGTGCGCGGGGCGATCGCCGCGACGGCGGTGGCCGCCGCGGCGGTGGGCGTCATGCCCGTTCCCGCCGGAGCTCAGCCGAACACGGCTTCCGATGCGCTGAAGAGGTACAACGAGCTGGCCGAGCAGGCCACCAAGCTCAACGAGGAACTCCTGCGCGCGGAGGAGCAGCGCAACGCCAACCAGGGCCTGCTCGACCAGGCCAACGCCGACCTGGCGCAGGCCGCCCAGGCGGGCGACCTCGCCCGGCAGGACGAGGAGACCTTCCGCGGCCAGGTCGACAAGCTGACCGAGGCGTCGTTCGAGGGCGCTCGGTTCAACCAGCTCTCGGCCCTGCTGGTGAGCGACTCGCAGCAGGACTTCCTCAACCGCATGTCGGCGCTCGGCGTGCTGGCGGCGGACAACGGCGAGGCGCTGAACCGGCTCTCCGGCGCGGTGAGCGCGGCCGACGCGGCGAAGACCGCCGCCGCGGACGCGCAGAGCCGCGCGCAGCGGGCGTCCGACGAGTCGACCAAGATCGCCGACGACATCAAGAAGCGCCAGAACGAGCTGAACGGCCAGATCGAAGAGGTGCGCGCCCAGCTCAACCGGCTGAACGCGACCGAGCGCAGGACGCTGACCGACCCCGGTGACCGGTCGCAGATCGCGGTGCCCTCGGGCACGGCGGGCCGGGCGCTGGAGTTCGCGCTCCAACAGCGCGGCGACATGTACCTGTACGGCGGCAACGGCCCGGACCGGTGGGACTGCTCGGGCCTGACCACCGCCGCCTACGCGGAGGCCGGTGTGCGGATCCCGCGCACCAGCGGCGGCCAAGCGGGCGTCGGGCGCGCGGTGTCGCGCGCCGAGGTCACCGCGGGCGACCTGGTGGTCTACAACGGCGGCAACCACGTCGGCATGGCGGTGGACAACGCGCGCGTCGTGCACGCGGCCACCGAGGGCGTGCCGGTGAAGATCGTGCCGCTGGAGGCGCCCGGCTCCATCTACGCGATCCGCCGCGTCGAGGGCTGA
- a CDS encoding cytochrome c oxidase subunit 3 — protein MRRVTTAAPSIGQRVHSLNRPNMVSVGTIVWLSSELMFFAGLFAMFFTVKAQNDGPWPPAPTHLNVPYALFFTIILVASSFTCQWGVFAAERGDVFGLRRWYLVTLIMGAIFVAGQAGEYFNLVHEGTTIPGSAYGTVFYLTTGFHGLHVIGGLIAFGYLLVRTKLSKFTPAQATSAIVVSYYWHFVDVVWIGLFAVIYIVP, from the coding sequence ATGCGTCGTGTGACAACGGCAGCGCCCTCCATCGGCCAGCGCGTGCACTCGCTGAACCGCCCGAACATGGTCAGCGTCGGCACGATCGTCTGGCTGTCCAGTGAGCTCATGTTCTTCGCGGGGCTCTTCGCCATGTTCTTCACGGTGAAGGCCCAGAACGACGGACCGTGGCCCCCGGCTCCGACCCACCTGAACGTGCCGTACGCACTGTTCTTCACGATCATCCTGGTGGCCTCGTCGTTCACCTGCCAGTGGGGCGTGTTCGCCGCCGAGCGCGGCGACGTGTTCGGCCTGCGTCGCTGGTACCTCGTGACGCTGATCATGGGCGCGATCTTCGTGGCCGGTCAGGCGGGTGAGTACTTCAACCTCGTCCACGAGGGCACGACCATCCCCGGTTCCGCCTACGGCACCGTCTTCTACCTCACGACGGGCTTCCACGGCCTGCACGTGATCGGCGGCCTGATCGCGTTCGGCTACCTGCTGGTCCGCACGAAGCTGAGCAAGTTCACCCCCGCGCAGGCGACCTCGGCGATCGTCGTGTCGTACTACTGGCACTTCGTCGACGTCGTCTGGATCGGCTTGTTCGCCGTCATCTACATCGTGCCCTGA
- a CDS encoding ubiquinol-cytochrome c reductase iron-sulfur subunit, whose product MSGEKPNDLPDEAALAGMSRDELVKLGTNLDGVELVHYEERWPVKGTRAERRAERTVALWFAIAALSGLAFLAAFLFWPWKYQAPNTPDHFVYSLYTPVIGFTLGLSILALGVGALLYTKKFIPEELAVQQRHDGGSSEVDKATVVAELADAGNRSGIARRSLIKRTAGLGAGVFGLGVLAVPLGALVKNPWSDSETKNSLWHTGWKSENGEKVYLRRSTGRMHDVALVRPEDLDAGGFETVFPFRESERGNEEALVAAMKRADTPVMLIRLRPGQQVTKRAGQEDFNYGDLYAYSKICTHLGCPTSLYEQQTGLLLCPCHQSQFDVFHYGKPRFGPATRALPQLPITVDEDGYLIARGDFIEAVGPAFWERKS is encoded by the coding sequence ATGAGCGGCGAGAAGCCGAACGACCTGCCCGACGAGGCGGCCCTCGCCGGGATGAGCAGGGACGAGCTGGTCAAGCTCGGGACGAACCTCGACGGCGTCGAGCTGGTCCACTACGAAGAGCGGTGGCCCGTCAAGGGCACCCGCGCCGAGCGCCGGGCCGAGCGCACCGTGGCCCTGTGGTTCGCCATCGCCGCCCTGTCCGGCCTGGCGTTCCTCGCCGCGTTCCTGTTCTGGCCGTGGAAGTACCAGGCGCCGAACACCCCCGACCACTTCGTGTACTCGCTGTACACGCCGGTCATCGGTTTCACGCTGGGCCTGTCCATCCTCGCCCTGGGCGTGGGCGCGCTGCTGTACACGAAGAAGTTCATCCCGGAGGAGCTGGCCGTCCAGCAGCGCCACGACGGCGGCTCGTCGGAGGTCGACAAGGCCACCGTCGTCGCCGAGCTGGCCGACGCGGGCAACCGCTCCGGCATCGCCCGCCGCTCGCTGATCAAGCGCACCGCCGGCCTGGGCGCGGGCGTGTTCGGCCTGGGCGTGCTCGCCGTGCCGCTCGGCGCGCTGGTCAAGAACCCGTGGTCGGACAGCGAGACCAAGAACTCGCTGTGGCACACCGGCTGGAAGTCCGAGAACGGCGAGAAGGTCTACCTGCGCCGCAGCACCGGCCGGATGCACGACGTCGCCCTGGTCCGCCCCGAGGACCTGGACGCGGGCGGTTTCGAGACCGTCTTCCCGTTCCGGGAGTCCGAGCGCGGCAACGAGGAAGCCCTGGTCGCGGCGATGAAGCGGGCCGACACGCCGGTCATGCTCATCCGCCTGCGCCCCGGCCAGCAGGTCACCAAGCGTGCGGGCCAGGAGGACTTCAACTACGGCGACCTGTACGCCTACTCGAAGATCTGCACCCACCTGGGCTGCCCGACCTCGCTGTACGAGCAGCAGACCGGTCTGCTGCTCTGCCCGTGCCACCAGTCGCAGTTCGACGTCTTCCACTACGGCAAGCCGCGGTTCGGCCCCGCGACCCGAGCGCTCCCGCAGCTTCCGATCACGGTTGACGAAGACGGATACTTGATTGCCCGCGGTGACTTCATCGAGGCCGTGGGTCCGGCGTTCTGGGAGCGTAAGTCATGA
- a CDS encoding basic secretory family protein: MSRFRVLLAALTAAAFLCGLAVAVSPADPPAASTAAGEPRARAVRDLLDRRARAVLARDEAAFTADLDPAADAGFRQRQHDLFRNLAAVPLDGWEYRLAGDGDLGGVRPPAADESWAPELRLAYRLRGVDATPSTQVMAYLFTRRGDRWYLNSDTALEPAGRRTWRGPWDFGPCHVLTGAGGFVLGHPGSEPLAARVLAELDTAVAAVTEVWGPSWTRRVAVLIPADARELQALVGPAFADGTIAGVAVADRVDAGTRTAQGQRVVLNRDSASALSPLSLRVLLRHEITHVAARGETADGAPLWLLEGFADYVGHRDGDVPPRRAAPALAERVRTAPPTGLPPDARFQGGDRELAYQESWSFHLYLARRLGEPRLVETYRRVAGAGRVTDERLDALVREATGVGVEELVRGWREFLPATFP, encoded by the coding sequence GTGAGCCGCTTCCGGGTCCTGCTGGCCGCGCTGACGGCCGCGGCGTTCCTGTGCGGGCTGGCGGTGGCCGTGTCGCCGGCCGACCCACCGGCCGCCTCGACGGCGGCCGGGGAACCCCGCGCGCGGGCGGTGCGCGACCTGCTGGACCGCCGGGCCCGCGCGGTGCTGGCGCGCGACGAGGCCGCGTTCACCGCCGACCTCGACCCCGCCGCCGACGCGGGCTTCCGGCAGCGGCAGCACGACCTGTTCCGCAACCTCGCGGCCGTGCCGCTGGACGGGTGGGAGTACCGGCTGGCCGGCGACGGCGACCTCGGCGGCGTACGACCGCCCGCCGCCGACGAGTCGTGGGCCCCCGAGCTGCGGCTCGCCTACCGGCTGCGCGGCGTCGACGCCACGCCCAGCACGCAGGTCATGGCCTACCTGTTCACCCGCCGCGGCGACCGGTGGTACCTCAACTCCGACACCGCCCTGGAACCGGCGGGCAGGCGCACCTGGCGCGGGCCGTGGGACTTCGGGCCGTGCCACGTGCTGACCGGTGCGGGCGGGTTCGTGCTCGGCCACCCCGGCAGCGAGCCGCTGGCCGCGCGGGTGCTGGCCGAGCTGGACACCGCCGTCGCCGCGGTGACCGAGGTGTGGGGCCCGTCCTGGACGCGGCGGGTGGCGGTGCTGATACCGGCGGACGCGCGGGAGTTGCAGGCCCTGGTGGGTCCGGCGTTCGCGGACGGGACGATCGCGGGCGTCGCGGTCGCCGACCGGGTGGACGCCGGCACGCGCACCGCGCAGGGCCAGCGGGTGGTGCTCAACCGGGACAGCGCGAGCGCCCTGTCCCCGTTGTCGCTGCGGGTGCTGTTGCGGCACGAGATCACGCACGTCGCGGCGCGCGGCGAGACCGCGGACGGCGCGCCCCTGTGGCTGCTGGAGGGTTTCGCGGACTACGTGGGTCACCGCGACGGCGACGTGCCGCCGCGCAGGGCCGCGCCCGCGCTGGCCGAACGGGTGCGGACCGCGCCGCCGACCGGGCTGCCGCCGGACGCGCGGTTCCAGGGCGGCGACCGGGAACTGGCCTACCAGGAGTCGTGGTCGTTCCACCTGTACCTGGCGCGCCGGCTGGGCGAGCCGCGCCTGGTCGAGACCTACCGGCGCGTGGCGGGCGCGGGGCGGGTCACCGACGAGCGGCTGGACGCGCTGGTGCGGGAGGCGACGGGCGTCGGCGTCGAGGAGCTGGTGCGGGGCTGGCGGGAATTCCTGCCGGCGACGTTCCCGTAA
- a CDS encoding NYN domain-containing protein — MQDPIAPEDELVTGEPDAPVESTVDWGALPEPLRARLAELSADALGDLAKVDVPQPLRAVARFAPTKRARLGGPSLLGGLRTSSNFRMAVVEWLRRNRPSALEVTAPDPVAAGAAAILLGEEVAAHFVELVARRATEAALRGERDTAVQRAERLELELARLRAERAESTGLTDKVREEAEVELERLRKRLREQGVRLREAKDRAETAQAEAERARAEAEAEVRRITAERDRERERAEHERAKAQRAVADAEVARQSAKEARQADEVRLALLVDTLDGAVNGLRRELALGGAGPRPADLVRGASAAQGAVGRVEDPAALDRLLALPAVHLIVDGYNVTKTGYPELSLSDQRDRLVHQLAVLAARTGAEVTLVFDGAGVVAVPTSAPRGVRVLFSDPGVLADDVIRALVTAEPEGRPVVVVTSDRAVADSVRRRGAHPVPSAVLLARLGRV; from the coding sequence GTGCAAGACCCGATAGCGCCCGAGGACGAGCTCGTGACCGGAGAGCCGGACGCGCCCGTCGAGTCCACTGTGGACTGGGGCGCGCTGCCGGAACCGCTGCGCGCCCGCCTGGCGGAGCTGAGCGCGGACGCCCTGGGCGACCTGGCGAAGGTCGACGTGCCGCAGCCCCTCCGGGCGGTCGCGCGGTTCGCGCCGACCAAGCGCGCCCGGCTGGGCGGCCCGTCGCTGCTCGGCGGCCTGCGCACCTCCTCGAACTTCCGGATGGCCGTGGTGGAGTGGCTGCGGCGGAACCGGCCGTCCGCGCTGGAGGTGACGGCGCCGGACCCGGTGGCGGCGGGCGCCGCCGCGATACTCCTGGGCGAGGAGGTCGCGGCGCACTTCGTCGAACTCGTGGCGCGGCGGGCGACGGAGGCGGCGCTGCGGGGCGAGCGCGACACCGCCGTGCAGCGCGCGGAGCGCCTGGAGCTGGAGCTGGCGCGGCTCCGGGCCGAGCGCGCGGAGTCGACCGGCCTCACGGACAAGGTCCGCGAGGAGGCCGAGGTCGAGCTGGAGCGGCTGCGGAAGCGCCTGCGGGAGCAGGGCGTGCGGCTGCGGGAGGCGAAGGACCGGGCCGAGACGGCGCAGGCGGAGGCCGAGCGGGCGCGGGCGGAGGCCGAGGCCGAGGTGCGCCGGATCACCGCCGAGCGCGACCGCGAGCGCGAGCGGGCCGAGCACGAGCGCGCCAAGGCGCAGCGGGCCGTGGCCGACGCCGAGGTCGCCCGCCAGTCGGCCAAGGAGGCCCGCCAGGCCGACGAGGTGCGGCTCGCGCTGCTGGTCGACACCCTCGACGGCGCGGTGAACGGCCTGCGGCGGGAACTGGCGCTGGGCGGCGCGGGCCCGCGGCCGGCGGACCTGGTGCGCGGCGCGAGCGCGGCGCAGGGCGCGGTGGGCCGGGTGGAGGACCCGGCGGCGCTGGACCGGTTGCTGGCGCTGCCCGCCGTGCACCTGATCGTCGACGGCTACAACGTCACCAAGACCGGCTACCCGGAGCTGTCCCTGTCCGACCAGCGCGACCGGCTGGTGCACCAGTTGGCGGTGCTGGCGGCGCGCACCGGCGCGGAGGTGACGCTGGTGTTCGACGGCGCGGGCGTGGTGGCGGTGCCGACCAGCGCGCCCAGGGGCGTGCGCGTCCTGTTCAGCGATCCGGGCGTGCTGGCCGACGACGTGATCCGGGCCCTGGTGACGGCCGAGCCGGAGGGCCGACCGGTGGTCGTGGTGACGTCCGACCGGGCGGTCGCGGACTCCGTCCGACGGCGGGGCGCGCACCCCGTGCCGTCGGCGGTGCTGCTGGCGCGACTGGGCCGGGTGTGA